The window GTGAGTCTGAGCTCTGCGTGCTGTTGCTGCGGCCAGACCGACGCAGGAAGGCCACCGCCCTCTTCATGAGGTCACTTCCGCTGTGCTCAGAGAGGGCGTGTGCCGGGGGTGGGTTATGGGCCGGGGGAGGAGCCAAGCTGCTACTATCCTCCTCCCCCGAGTCAGAGTACAGGCGGAAGGAGTAATGTGTGGGGGTGTCGATGGTTTGTGCCCGAGGTATGTGGGTGGGAGTGAAGTCGGGACTGGAGGTGTCCCGGTAGAAGTTTGGGGGGGCAGAGTAGCGGTTGCTACTGTGGGGTTTGGGGCCAGCCTCGGGCCCTTCCTCTGCTGTCACCACTGAGAACCTGCCGACGGCCACACAGCCCTGACCTCTCCTGGCCCCCGGCTCTTTGGGGGCGTGGGACCCACCCGAGCCACTGGAGGGTGCTAGTGAGCTGCTGGAGCTCCGGCCCTTCCTGGTCTTCTCCAGACGCCGGACTACATCCGGGGGAGTGGGGACGATCTAGGGAGACGGGTGGGAGAACAACAAAGGAAAACAACAAGAGAGGAAATCATTTGTCAGATCATAATGACACGATGCAGTGCACTGAAATGCTGTATCACGTAAATATCGAGCTGAGGAGAGGTGTTACCAAGTGTCTTACCTGAAAACGGCTATTTGAGTCATGTGAGTTGGAGTTGTCGTTATCCAAAACCTTgccagaggctggaggaggagaagagaaggtttataatattataaataaagaaatatataaaaataaaaaaactgctCAACATACAATACAGGAATGCTGGAGCTGTCAAAACACTTGTTTAATTCACTTAGTCTGTGTTCATTACCAGGTACTGCAGAGTCACTCAGGCCCAGGCTATCTGCACGCTCGGGAATCTGAGGCTGAGACAGAATGGGAGAAGGATCTAGTCAGTCCGTTCTAGGTGGGAATCAGACTGTGTGAACTCACTAGTCATCATCCTGCTCTGACCCTGGTCTGTCTGAACCAGTTTGGCCTCACACACAGCTAAACTGGCCCCCGTCAGGACATACAGTTGAACTTGCGAGGAGTGCAGTGCCTAATGGAGTAGCTGGCTTGGGTTCAGCACTACTCAATCTCCTCAGTTGTAAATGCTATATTAAGTTCACTGTGGTACAGAACAATCGATAAGGAATCAATATTACACCAGGAATTTTTACAGATCGATCaaatctccacacacacacagacacacacacacacacacacacacacacacacacacacacacacacagtcgtacCAGCAGCTCTCCCTTGCGGCCCGGTCCTCCCTCCCCGGTGGTCTGGCTGTCAGACACCCCTTCTGTGCTGGAGCCCTGGGGGTCTGATGCTGTGCTTGAGGGCTGAGAGGGGGCGTACTCCTGGTACAGCAGGTTCCTCAGCTTCTCATCCAGGGTCTTGATGGTGCGGTCCACAAACTCAACTCTGGGGGGGCCCTCTCCGTCAGACTCCCCTGGACCTCCACCCCCAgagccccctggccccccaggcTGCTGGGAGGACCCTGGGACAGCCTGGTGGGCCGGACTCTGGGGTTGGGAGGTCACAGTGCCAGACAGGATGGGGGTGGCATAGGGCTGCTGGAGGACTACTGATTGGtgggaggccaggggagggggtggttctCCAGTGGGGCTGGCCTCCTGATTGGTTACGGAGGAGGCTCCACTTGCTCCCTTGTGGCCCAGGGTCACATCTAAAGACACGGGCGGGACGATGGGGCAGCAGGGGAGGTCAGTTACCATGGAGACTGTGGCGATGCAGGGCTTGTCAATAGAGAGGGAGTTGTGGCGGTCAACAGTGACAACAGTGGAGGCTTTGGCTATAGAGGGCTGGATGTGCTGCACCCTGGCCTTGCCCACCTGGGGCTCCTGAGGCTGGGCTGAGTCTGCAGGtgcagagggggtggaggacacTGGAGCAGGGACTTGAGGGGTGCTGGAGCTGGACTTGACTGAAGAGGCAGGACCTCCTGATTCTGGGATGCAGAGACGGATAGATAAGAGGTAGTTGGACGTTCTGTGGACGTCAGTCAACAACAACTATGACATCACCATTTGTCCTCCTAGCCCCCAAACTCAGTCAGAGAAGACATGCCTGCAATGTAGCAGTGAGGAATTATACAACCGACCCCAGattccacaacacacacacgtacgcctAACACACGCAACTCTGTTTCTATAAACACATACATGCCAAAAAGCTGAAGTACACCAACTATTATGCTAAATAATTCTATACTGACAAGGATTCAGCACTTTCTGTtggttgggtgtgtgtatttgtccgTGTCCTACCCTTGGCGGTGGAGGCGTGGGCGGGgctgtgttctctgtctggAGGGGGCGTCTCAGCCACGGGGCAGATGATGAACCAGCGCTTGCCAGTGTGGAGGACTGCcaaggacacagagacacaggctcAGAAAGACATACCAGCTAAGCAGGAAACGGACCCCAAGCAGGGCAATAGGAAGGAGGACAGAGCGATGAttgggtgacagagagagagagagagagagagacagagccatgGCGTGAATGATGGTGGCAGATAAACTATCATCTCTTCCACCTCCATCcctatccaccccccccccctccccccaggctgcATCAGCCTGGAGGGCATCCAGGCTGAggctgaacagacacacactgagggcagccaggctgaggctgagcagacacacactgagggcagccaggctgaggctgaacagacacacactgagggcatccaggctgaggctgaacagacacacactgagggcatccaggctgaggctgaacagacacacactgagggcatccaggctgaggctgaacagacacacactgagggtagccaggctgaggctgaacagacacacactgagggcatccaggctgaggctgaacagacacacactgagggcatccaggctgaggctgagcagacacacactgagggcagccaggctgaggctgagcagacacacactgagggcagccaggctgaggctgagcagacacacactgagggcaTCCAGGCTGAGGCTGAGCAGACACACTGAGGGTGCTGGgggagcagacacacactgagggtgCTGGGGGAGCAGACACTCACCGTTCTGCTGGTATACCAGCTGTGGGGAGTTGGGTGTTGCAGACTTTATAACCTGTGAGggcaaaaacacacattttataaAGTGCATGGGAGACTGGTGCATCAGCAGGCTATCGATAGACAATAAAGCTTAAAAGGGTCTTCTTAAACAAAGTCACCGAGTTGGCTCTGATGGGAAATTGAGTTAGTGGAATGAGTCATATCAGCAacaatatttatttgtttattttttggcAGGAGCCTTTGGCAGCTCTGCTCACAAAGTGATCCTGAGTGGAGGCGGAGGACGCAGCAGAGATCGTCTGCAAGAAAGAACAGCTCTGTCTTCTTTGCTgtacattctaactcctcttcTATGCTGCCTCCCTCCAATCTTCACCCCAATGCCAGTCCTCCAGACGCTCTGCAACTCGGTCCCCTAAACCCGCTCCAGCAGTGTGCTCCTCCCCCCTCGTGTTCTCACCTCTGCCCCCAGGGGGCCAGCTCCCTGGCTCTGCTGAGGACTGCTGCCCTGGTCggagcccctctccccctccgtgTCCTCACTCAGCATGTCCTCAGCCTTGTCCACAATGTCCTTCAGCTGGTCAATGAACATCTCCTTCTCCAGGGGCAGGATGAAGTCATTCTCcacctgaggggagggggaaaacCAAACTAGGACCACCGTTTCTGGGTCTATTGGTTGGGGTTTTCATATTTGAATCCTAGACTGCATTGCTGCAAGACACCAGAGGCCTTTCGGCTGGTCTGCAGTAGTTGGCCAGTATGGACCCGTACGCTAGGATTCTGTACCGAATTTCTGATGCCAGAAGTCAAATCTCAAGATTTAAGGTTATTAAATATTCATCTGACTACAGGCAGGGGTTCCCACCCAAAATACATGAGGGAGtttagagagagtgaggaggaggagggggggggggggggttctttttGCTGCAATGCAGAGGAACAATAACACAGAGCTCACTAGTCATGATGACAgagcacctctctctcacacatagcTGTCTGGTATGGGCCTCGCTGTTTAACTGCAAAAACCCATGGGGTGAGTCTAATCTGATTGGACGCCCTCTTCCTTGGGCTGTACCATGTAGGTGGCGATCTCCTCCGGGGCATCTCCATCCAGGTCAAACTTGAAGGTGACCATCTTGTGGTTGTGAGTCTCCAGCTGGCATTCCACCATCTTATCTCCAGTGTTACACACCTGCACCAAAGGCAAGGCCAAGGACAGCCCTGTTTATCACCAACTGGGGAATCTTTAGCACAGTAGGTGCCTGTAGGTGTCTCTGTCAGGGTACTCACATTAAGCATGCTGAGTTTGGGCCTGCTGGCCTTCTCCTGACGCGAGGAGCGCGTGCGCGTGGATCTGCGGTGGTGCTTCCGGATCCTTCCTTCGCCCTTCCCGCCGTGCGTCCCCTCGTAGCCGTCACTCATCTCCTTCCCCGAGGTGGCGTCTGAGTTCACACTGGGCCACACAGAACAGCCAGGTCACGTCACCACACGGGCTGGAATGCTGGAGACATTCCAGAGGATGCCAACCTCGGAGGGCTGTTATCGAGTCATCTGGGTTTAGGCTCAGGGAAGAATTCACTCCCCATGAACGCCTCTGTGCATGAGCTCTAACAGTTGCTTTAGAAAACAAAGCTGGCTGGGCTGAAGATGATAGATACATGGGGCACAGAGGAGGCCCCGATACAGTTTCTGCTCTAGAGGATATTGTTTATTAAAATGTCACCTAATGGGAGTTTTAAATAAAAGAGCCTAGTTCCATTGAATTTGTTTGTTGTGCAGATCAAATAGATAACTTtggcttcctccctcttccctcttcaTCCAGCCATGTTGACTCAGACCCTCCATTCTCTGGGCTAGAAGTGCTGTCATGTCCATTGGACAAGTCTGGGCAGCTCTGCTCCCACCCACTCACCATCTGAGAGAGAACCACTGCTATCCAGCAATCTCTCCCTCATCATAACACCAAACCTGTCTCCCAGTGGACTGGGACATGCCCTTCACCTGAGCCTCAGAGAGcaccaccccttccccccctttcTAAAGCCCCATGACTCCCTCACAGTGAGAGGCCTTGGCAGACTGACCCATACCTGTCGTAGGTGTAGCTGTGTCCTGATGCTGGCTTCTCCGATGCGGCATCCTACAAAACAGACACGCCGTTTACGTCAATGGGGGGAGGATTGTCAGGAAAAAAGGGGGGGTCAAATGAGGCCTGTGTGGAGTAGAAGGACGGGAAGACcaaggagagacagggctgagaggggggtggagggaggcgtGTCCATACCTCCAGGCTGGGCTCTGCAGGGGCCTGTCCTGTGGGAGCACTGGCCTGGTTCTGCTGAGTCAGGCTGCTGCTGGCAGCTCCagcagatgatgatgatgatgtctggGAGCCAGAGGGCTGCGGCGCTGCAGGCTGGCTCTGGGCATGGACCGGATGCTGGCCCAGGTGGGGGTTCTGGTTGTGGTCCAGCTGGCTTGCTGCAGTGGTCGTGTCGTGTCCAGCTTGCATGGGAGAGGGGAACACTGCAGGCTGGGTGGGGAGGGCTGAGGGTCCAGGATCTGGGTGGCTGGGATGGGCCTGCTGATGAACCTGCTGCATGTGCACCAAGAAGATAAACAACTATTTATATTAAGACACACTAATTATGTGGCCACAGGACACAATAGCACACTAGAAAATGCATTTTGCAATCTGAGCAGTAGAAACAACTCAGGCCTCTTGATAACACACCAGAGCAGCAGCTCCTATATTTACCTGTGTTagaggctgagggctggggtcaggtaagggggctggctgggggacTGGGCCCCGCGGGGCGGCCGGACTGGGCTGTGGGAGGGGCGTCATATGcaaagcagtggagggggcGGGGATGAGCGCGGGCTGCGGATGAGGAACTTCAGTCTGAGCGCTCTGCAGCAGAGCAGTGGGgtagacctgctgctgctgaggcATGGTGGGCACCGCCGCGGCCAgctggggtgtgggggagaggatgagggtcaCAGGGGCCGAGGGAGCTAGAGCACTCTCCATGTgcaggggggacaggggggagacagggggggggagagtctgGCCAGGAGAGAGGTAGATAGGAGCCAGAgctggagcgagggaggaggcagtggaggaggggtaggGCTGGGAAGGGGGGCACGGGGCAGGATAGGAGGAGTCACATCCAGCCAAAGAGGCCACCACCTGGATGGTGGGATATGAAGCGGGAAACTGGGGGAaggaaaacagagagggagaaaaatagGCAAAAGAAGAAAGGAGGATGCTCTGGGTAAAACATGTCTGTATACAGATACTCAACGAGAACTAGCTATTACACAACTCCAACAGCATCTCCACCACCCACAGCCAAATACAAGTGAAGTAGACATCAGTTCTGAGCAGAAGGGACCAGAGAGACGTCTGGGGCAGTGTTGGGGGCGGAGCACAGGTTTACCTGGGCTGCATGTGGAGCGGGCAGAGAGGTGGAGATCTGCAGTGGTTGTATTTGTGGATGGACAGTCGGAGCCAATGAATGCTGGGAAGGGGCTTGTGCAGGCAGGCTGGATGACTGGTAGACATTCTGAACAAGGGTTGGCCCACCTGCACCATGCTGTGGCACACTCTGaccaggagggagagactgcacagacagacagacagacaggcagacgagagacagagagagagacagagaaaaaagagaattaTAGCGAGGGGAAGTTCGATGATGGCTGAGATCCCGGTTATATCTGTCATTTGGACATCTGTTTTTCCTGCTATTCACCCAGCTCAGAATGGTTTCATATTTCCCATCTTGTCTGTGCGGTTGGAGTCAGATAGCATCTGCagcgcacacacagccacagaacaGGCCTGCAGCGGACCcaaccattgttgttttcatttctccTCCATTTACTTCCAGTCTGGCCAGGGTTCAAAGACACCGTTTAGACGGCTCTTCTCCCTCTGTAGGAACGACTGGCCCCTCACAGCTCCAACACTAACAGACACGACTAACGACGCTAGTATGAGCGGAACACAAAGTGTCGGACACGCGGAGCCCTCATTTGTCTCTCTGTGGAAAAGGTCTGATGTAGCCCTGTGTGGCGGTGCGTGTTGTGAGCGAGGGTGTCGATTGGTTCTACCTGGTTCAGGAAAGCTGCAGGGTAGAGATATGGTTGGAACTATTGGGAAATACaaacacagggacagagaggtgaATACACAACTCAGAacaaaaaggtgtgtgtgtttgtgtgggggggggggggggggggggggggggggggggagacagtcaTAGTCGCTGTGGGCTCATCTCACCTgttgggcaggggggagggaagctGGTTGGTTGTGCTGTCCAGTAGGGGCTGCAGGTGGCAGGCTCTGGGGATGACCAGCGGGGGGGTTGTTCACTGGGTAGGACTGTGGGGCAGCCATCTGTTGAGGAGGACCAGGCTGATAGCTCTGGGCCCCCGCAGCAGGCGGTGTGCACATGTAGCCTGCCACTGGCACAGTCTGCTGGGGAGGGTGTGAAGCTGAGGGGGCATAGCTCTGGGGGGCAGTGTTCTGTGGCCCTGCTGGGGGGGCAGCGGGGTAACTCTGCAgggttggtggtggtggcaggGCGACTGGGACCGAGGAGGAGTAGTTCTGAGGCACAGGAGGCTGGCCTACCTGCTGGATGACCTGCGCAACCGACACCTGCCCTGTCTGCTGGGCCAGTAGACTGTTTTGGGTGTGTTGAAAAGAAGGCTGTCCCatttgttgttgtggttgttgacTACAGGTCTGTCCACTGGGCTGGCTGAGTTGCTGCTGGATCTGGGACTGTGCAGCCGGATGGCTGTGCTGCACTGTGACCGGGGCCATCTTCTGGCTGTGCTGCTGTTGAATAGGCACCTGCCCAGTCTGTTGGCTGTACTGCACTGGTGTAAAGTTAGCTATATTACTAGAGCTCTGTCCAGGCTGCTGACAAGGAGGTATGACtggacctggggctggggctaggactacggctggggctggggctacaCACTGTGTAGCTGCAACGGAGGCCTGGGCAGGGAACGGCTGTGGGGTGGGGACCATCGTAGAGGCTACAGATGCATAGCTCTTTGTCTGCTGTACAGAGCCCCCTGGAGTGGTGAAGTTCTGTGCAGTCGGATGCCGAGGCTGTGCTTCTGCTGCTACACAAGCTGCAGGTCCAGGCTGCTGGAGGGGCGTGGCAGTGGTCTGTTGTAAACTTGGAGGAGGGTAGCTCGCTGCAGGCTGAGTCTGCTGAAGAGCGGGAGACACAAAGCTCTGTTGGGACGCCGTCTGCTGGACTGGAGGCGCTGTGTAGCTAGCCCCTGCCTGCAGCTGCTGCAAGGCTGCCGCAGAGTAACCTGccgcctgctgctgctggctctgaGCCGGGTAGCTCTGCGCCGCCTGAGTCTGTGGAGGAGGAATGTATGGTGTAGAGTGACATGGTGCAGCTGGGTCTGTGTAGCTGGCTGTGGGGGCAGCGTGCTGgaggcctgctgctgctgctgagaagCCGGCCGAGGCTGAGGCGTGTTGGGCAGgctggggggcagaggggtagcTGTGTCCGGGCTGGAGGTGCTGCAGGGCCGGGCTGGAGCACAGCAGGCTCTGGAACGATGGATGGTTCTGGAGCACCGCAGAGCTGGACTGGAAGGACAGACAACGTGTCAGTACACAGACCTTCCAAATGTCAAAGCAATTACCTTTGCTCAGTTGAAATCTATTAAGTATGAATGACTGTCTTCCTCGGCCTATTGTATTGACTTCTGAAATAATACCAAACGTAAATACGGCTATGAAAAACACAGGATGCCAGTTATAATGAACAATGGATAAATACGTTTGAAAAACATCCATGGGAGAAATGAAAGCAGGACGAGACAGGTGTGGACAACaataagaggagggagggagagggaggaaggaaggggaggttAGAGAGAGAACAGCCACCATCCCACCCCCCTGACTGCTGCAGCCAACCGCACATCCTGGGTATGCAAGTCAAGGGAGGGGTAGAAGAAGCAAGCGGATCCGGGGGAAGAAGACAGCTGTGCACATGTTTTGCCATTGGGTcagtgaagcagagagaagacAATCATCAGGCCAGCTGGAGCTGGGAGAGGTGGTTAGTGTAGTGTTCATCCAGAGGCCCGGCCCCACAGATCCCCATCAGAACCAGCGGAGCAGGCGGAGGGACTAGAGCGCTCTACAGAGGTgaaaggtcagagggcagcagggtgcCCTCCCCTGGCAGCACTAAGAGAGACAGCCCTGAAGAGGCAGGGGGGGCGCCAGAGAGAGCAGATCAGCTCCATGCAGCACAGAGTTGGGCCTCCTACAGGCGGGGAGGAATAACCTCTCTAGTTAGAGCCCGATAGAGAGAAGTGGAGACTACAGGGGCTCCCCAAGCCCGTGGCTCAGTGTGACCTACCACTGCCATGGCCCCAGTGGCTCGCTGCTCCCCAGCACAGTAACTGGCCCTGCGGTCCTGGGGGCGGGCTGGGGGGGCCCTCTCCCCACCCAGACTGATGCCTGTCTGGAGACCCCCGTCTCCATAGCTATGAGCAGGCCTGTAGGTGGTGGGCagctggagcagggaggggCCCTGGTTGAAGGAGGTGGCGAGGGGGGCGGTCTTGCGGTTGATGATGTTGAAGAGGGACTTCTGGAACAGGGAGAAGTCTGAACCGTCGCTTCCCGCCCTGACCCTTCCTGAGCATGACGTGGTCACCCCAGGGAGGTGGGGCCTGTGggcgcagacacacagctgaGGCGGCATGGCaaccggggagggggggaacccCCCCTCCCGTGACctcagcaggagcagggagaggcagcCCTGGCACATGTGGGACCCGGCCTGggcctggtggtggtggggggagctGAGGCTGTGGAGCAGGCTCAGGTCAGAGTGTCTCCTCCCCCTTGGAACGGGCAAAGCTGGGCTCTCATGCGTGGCCTCCGACGACTGCTCCATGAAAGAGTCACTATGACGGCGCGACACCATCGAAGGCGAGAGGTGCGAAAGGGGAAACGTGGTGCTGTGGGAGGGGAAGCCGTCCTCTGCTTCGGAGTAGCCCTCGGAGGCGCTGGTGTCTGATTGGTCGCCGGTTGGTGACGAGGCGGGGCTGACGGGCTCAGAGTGCTGCGACTGgaagagggtgtggaggtgggccATGTGGTGGCCCTTCAGCGTGTCAATGACCGAGGTGCTGCCTCTCCGCACCCCCccgcccagccctgcccccggCCGGAGCTCCTGACCGGgggctcccagcccccccctctcacatGACCTGGGCCGCTGAGAGGGCAGACACGGGCCGCTGCGCTGGCGCTGATGTGGCCCAATCCCCCCACAGGTAAAACATGTTACTCAGTCCCACAGCACACGTGTACAAGCAACACACAGACAACTGGAGGGGAACGGATACGGATGAAGGACCAAACATGTCGAGCTTTAAAGATATACCGCATTTGAGGCTTGCTGTGCAATATGGGTTTGTGTGTCAATATTGGGACGTCCGGTTCACCCATATGTGCATGTACAAATATGCAAGAAATGCATTTAAATCAGGATCGATGTGGTCATTTCCAAATTGATGCGTGTTGCATACATGCATATTAACGATCCAATATGTTCATGTGTATGTTAATgacctgggtgtgtgttgagtgtgccAGTCTATGTGTATGTTGCTGGCAGACACAGACCTGctgtgttgccatggagatgggCTCCAGCAGGGACTGGTAGAGGACACTGTGCTGGCTGCTGTGGGAGTCAGAATACACAGTGGAGCCCAGGCCGCTGTCAAAGGTGCTGTCTGCTGCTGagacacaggggagaggaggagggccaactcattacacatacacacacacagcccatcgCACACAGATCAGGTGAACCACGCCCACGTCacaaggaaggaggggggtctTACATGTGACAGAGGTGGTGCTGGTTGGTAGGTTACACAGCCGGGCGTGCTGGTCTGCCTCGGGCTCCTCTGGCTCCTGCAGGGGGGGCTGTTTTCCCTGTGTTACCCCACTGGAGGTGCCCTGGGGTGGGGCGCCGTGGGCCCCAGGCCCCCCCTCCGCCTGGTCCACCGCTGGTCCAGCTGATAcggtcctctccctcctccactttaTCAAGGCCACACGGTCCCTGATGGACTTCCCGACAATCTTGGCGTCACTCTCGTGGAAGAAGCCAGACTCCAcctgacagagagggggaggatgcgGGGCTTGAGCTCAAGTATTTTTAGACGTGAATGCGCGAGAGACAGAGTGcaaggggatggagagaaggaggagggagcgagagagtacagagagagagagagagagagagagagagagagagagagagagagagagagagagagagagagagagagagagagagagagagagagagagagagagagagagagagagagagagagagagagagagagagagagagagagagagagagagagagagagaaagagaacgacaGAAGAAAGGAACAGGATGTCTATTTTAAAGAGGTGAGTGGAGGAGTCCTCAGCTGGGTTCAGGGGGTTCACTAACAGACAGAACACGGCCGCTCAGACCTTCTGCTGACAACAACATGACTGAAAGACGACCAAAGGAGCCTGGAGGAAACCAAACACACGACTCAACACCTCTGTTGGTTAGAGCTTTCCGTACATTAGCCAGAGTGACTGACTGAACGGACCTAATATAATACACTAATTGAACTTACACAGGAATGGACAAGCTAAATATATGATGCACTCCATAAACAAGTCCTCAAAGAGAAACCCTGGCATCATGAAAAGGCATTCTTTCTGTTGACTGAGTAAGGAGAGAGCATGACCAGAGAC of the Hypomesus transpacificus isolate Combined female chromosome 18, fHypTra1, whole genome shotgun sequence genome contains:
- the LOC124480161 gene encoding serine/threonine-protein kinase WNK2-like isoform X2 — translated: MESGDESNSEAPLGFKYPSVPNSKCELNINMYETISDGNVNKMETSTVVRGGSDPSPPSNYQRIVRQRFIRRSLWFSDSDEQAFEAPECDNRNKILNINLRTIVDRTRGTRSGLQEGSSTESQAGQKDSATESASADDEKEKAGDKLGVVSIDGGKNAIKAASDENEEEAEMKAVSTSPGGRFLKFDIELGRGSFKTVYKGLDTDTWVEVAWCELQDRKLTKAERQRFKEEAEMLKGLQHPNIVRFYDFWESPLKGKKCIVLVTELMTSGTLKTYLKRFKVMKPKVLRSWCRQILKGLHFLHTRTPPIIHRDLKCDNIFITGPTGSVKIGDLGLATLKRASFAKSVIGTPEFMAPEMYEEHYDEAVDVYAFGMCMLEMATSEYPYSECQNAAQIYRKVTSGVKPASYNKVMDPEIKEIIGECICQKKEERYSIKELLNHAFFAEDTGVRVELAEEDDGKKASIALKLWVEDPKKLKGKYKESGAIEFSFDLETEVPEGVAQEMVESGFFHESDAKIVGKSIRDRVALIKWRRERTVSAGPAVDQAEGGPGAHGAPPQGTSSGVTQGKQPPLQEPEEPEADQHARLCNLPTSTTSVTSDSTFDSGLGSTVYSDSHSSQHSVLYQSLLEPISMATQQRQRSGPCLPSQRPRSCERGGLGAPGQELRPGAGLGGGVRRGSTSVIDTLKGHHMAHLHTLFQSQHSEPVSPASSPTGDQSDTSASEGYSEAEDGFPSHSTTFPLSHLSPSMVSRRHSDSFMEQSSEATHESPALPVPRGRRHSDLSLLHSLSSPHHHQAQAGSHMCQGCLSLLLLRSREGGFPPSPVAMPPQLCVCAHRPHLPGVTTSCSGRVRAGSDGSDFSLFQKSLFNIINRKTAPLATSFNQGPSLLQLPTTYRPAHSYGDGGLQTGISLGGERAPPARPQDRRASYCAGEQRATGAMAVSSSAVLQNHPSFQSLLCSSPALQHLQPGHSYPSAPQPAQHASASAGFSAAAAGLQHAAPTASYTDPAAPCHSTPYIPPPQTQAAQSYPAQSQQQQAAGYSAAALQQLQAGASYTAPPVQQTASQQSFVSPALQQTQPAASYPPPSLQQTTATPLQQPGPAACVAAEAQPRHPTAQNFTTPGGSVQQTKSYASVASTMVPTPQPFPAQASVAATQCVAPAPAVVLAPAPGPVIPPCQQPGQSSSNIANFTPVQYSQQTGQVPIQQQHSQKMAPVTVQHSHPAAQSQIQQQLSQPSGQTCSQQPQQQMGQPSFQHTQNSLLAQQTGQVSVAQVIQQVGQPPVPQNYSSSVPVALPPPPTLQSYPAAPPAGPQNTAPQSYAPSASHPPQQTVPVAGYMCTPPAAGAQSYQPGPPQQMAAPQSYPVNNPPAGHPQSLPPAAPTGQHNQPASLPPAQQFQPYLYPAAFLNQSLPPGQSVPQHGAGGPTLVQNVYQSSSLPAQAPSQHSLAPTVHPQIQPLQISTSLPAPHAAQFPASYPTIQVVASLAGCDSSYPAPCPPSQPYPSSTASSLAPALAPIYLSPGQTLPPPVSPLSPLHMESALAPSAPVTLILSPTPQLAAAVPTMPQQQQVYPTALLQSAQTEVPHPQPALIPAPSTALHMTPLPQPSPAAPRGPVPQPAPLPDPSPQPLTQQVHQQAHPSHPDPGPSALPTQPAVFPSPMQAGHDTTTAASQLDHNQNPHLGQHPVHAQSQPAAPQPSGSQTSSSSSAGAASSSLTQQNQASAPTGQAPAEPSLEDAASEKPASGHSYTYDSVNSDATSGKEMSDGYEGTHGGKGEGRIRKHHRRSTRTRSSRQEKASRPKLSMLNVCNTGDKMVECQLETHNHKMVTFKFDLDGDAPEEIATYMVENDFILPLEKEMFIDQLKDIVDKAEDMLSEDTEGERGSDQGSSPQQSQGAGPLGAEVIKSATPNSPQLVYQQNVLHTGKRWFIICPVAETPPPDREHSPAHASTAKESGGPASSVKSSSSTPQVPAPVSSTPSAPADSAQPQEPQVGKARVQHIQPSIAKASTVVTVDRHNSLSIDKPCIATVSMVTDLPCCPIVPPVSLDVTLGHKGASGASSVTNQEASPTGEPPPPLASHQSVVLQQPYATPILSGTVTSQPQSPAHQAVPGSSQQPGGPGGSGGGGPGESDGEGPPRVEFVDRTIKTLDEKLRNLLYQEYAPSQPSSTASDPQGSSTEGVSDSQTTGEGGPGRKGELLPQIPERADSLGLSDSAVPASGKVLDNDNSNSHDSNSRFQIVPTPPDVVRRLEKTRKGRSSSSSLAPSSGSGGSHAPKEPGARRGQGCVAVGRFSVVTAEEGPEAGPKPHSSNRYSAPPNFYRDTSSPDFTPTHIPRAQTIDTPTHYSFRLYSDSGEEDSSSLAPPPAHNPPPAHALSEHSGSDLMKRAVAFLRRSGRSNSTQSSDSPSRQPVALNGHAPSPPGGHAQSSYVSSDNDSEFEDADMRKELQRLKEKHTKEISELQAFQRNEIEHLYKELGKTLPPSVGLLHAAPPSGRRRRASKHKLKTGKLLNPMVQQLKKKLNTTTGERKGESAASSSGSPAKSSVQSDASTRSSGSSSSSSSTSAPSPAPEPVHTQQPCSLKGSLSSDNIYAALHGDGMTTNTGPGQGSSHSASAAQTASNPPQPVSAAGAGPPQSPQPIPGLVQVQTNNSNNKKGMFTDDLHKLVDDWTKETLAAANQPRPSLNQIKQQRHKQDLEGRAMPLGRAFQEVRSHMTPNQFQLPLSCPLTAALSSVMPAATLGAHQSAMLQPEYLVPAGSYGGVVTGALYPQQWSGMPSPVGLLGTAGVLPPYPTMDNAGVQAYPMTLHSPDSTFPSTRTT